Proteins from one Primulina huaijiensis isolate GDHJ02 chromosome 18, ASM1229523v2, whole genome shotgun sequence genomic window:
- the LOC140965062 gene encoding inactive TPR repeat-containing thioredoxin TTL3, producing the protein MGDISPEKRSGCGILNAVFGRRSIWPRRSTSTGSVQSSSPNNITRIPSSPISKRHRGGSNDAFLDSSDNHKQVDRIIARPLRNHSKSPPVHQQHQASQASYQETAVTRNQHGYVQKKKVPQESLGISGELDSMITDHQRSKGSSTLVRASSSNVMLMGDLGNLRQPGGNVDTNPSNVFYPVNEKCSTSVNVVKKKEGSEKPSSSPLCRALSTRMDPEELKIMGNEDYKNGRFAEALALYEAAISIDPNKASYRSNKSAALTALGRLLDAAFECREAIKIDPFYQRAHNRLATLYVRLGETEKAAHHFKQSGSEADPDYMTKARRVQIHLNKCSEAKKLRDWNTLLKEAGFAIAAGADSAPLIFGLKAEALLKMNRHQEAMETMGKGPDFDIGECVKFFGPIGSASLLLFRAQVDMAAGRFDDALAAVERASTLDTNNKEANMILRHARAVTIARSNGNELFKAGRYSEACVAYGEGLGHDPYNAVLLCNRAACRSKLGQFEKAIEDCSSALEVRAGYAKARLRRADLYAKMQNWAACVQDCEVLMKENPDDEEAATIWKEAKAQLGKPRD; encoded by the exons atgggaGACATTTCTCCGGAGAAAAGATCAGGTTGTGGGATATTGAATGCGGTTTTTGGACGTAGAAGCATATGGCCAAGAAGATCAACATCAACAGGCTCTGTTCAATCATCAAGTCCGAACAATATTACCCGAATTCCAAGCTCTCCGATATCCAAAAGGCATAGAGGTGGCTCGAATGATGCATTCTTGGACTCATCCGACAATCATAAACAAGTCGATAGGATCATTGCCCGGCCCCTCCGAAACCATTCGAAATCTCCACCCGTTCATCAGCAACATCAGGCCTCACAAGCTTCATATCAGGAAACCGCGGTTACAAGAAACCAACATGGCTATGTACAAAAGAAGAAAGTACCCCAGGAATCGCTTGGAATCTCGGGCGAGCTTGATAGCATGATCACAGATCATCAGAGATCGAAAGGCTCGAGCACGTTAGTGAGGGCATCTTCGAGTAACGTAATGTTGATGGGTGATCTAGGGAATTTAAGGCAACCAGGAGGAAATGTAGACACGAATCCTTCCAATGTGTTTTACCCGGTCAATGAGAAATGCTCCACAAGTGTTAATGTCGTTAAGAAAAAGGAAGGATCTGAAAAACCAAGTTCTTCTCCTCTCTGTCGGGCTCTGTCGACTAGGATGGATCCAGAAGAGTTGAAGATTATGGGCAATGAAGATTACAAGAATGGGAGGTTTGCAGAAGCTTTGGCTCTGTATGAGGCAGCAATCTCCATTGATCCCAATAAGGCGTCGTACCGAAGCAACAAAAGTGCGGCTCTTACTGCCTTGGGAAGACTTCTTGATGCAGCATTTGAATGCAGAGAAGCTATTAAAATTGATCCGTTTTATCAGCGAGCTCATAATAGATTGGCCACTCTTTATGTCAG ATTAGGAGAAACAGAGAAGGCTGCGCATCATTTCAAGCAATCAGGATCAGAGGCTGATCCTGATTATATGACCAAAGCTAGAAGAGTACAAATTCATCTGAACAAGTGCTCCGAGGCGAAGAAATTACGAGATTGGAACACCCTTTTAAAAGAAGCCGGGTTTGCCATCGCTGCCGGGGCTGATTCCGCACCATTG ATATTCGGTTTGAAAGCTGAGGCCTTGCTGAAGATGAATAGGCATCAAGAAGCCATGGAAACAATGGGAAAAGGCCCGGACTTTGACATTGGAGAATGTGTAAAATTCTTCGGCCCGATTGGAAGCGCAAGCCTCCTACTATTTCGTGCTCAAGTTGACATGGCTGCTGGCAG GTTCGATGACGCTTTGGCAGCCGTCGAACGGGCATCAACTCTGGACACAAACAACAAAGAAGCAAACATGATACTTAGGCATGCAAGGGCAGTCACGATCGCCAGGTCAAACGGGAACGAGTTGTTTAAGGCGGGGAGATATTCGGAAGCATGTGTGGCATATGGAGAAGGTCTTGGTCACGACCCTTACAATGCAGTGTTGTTGTGCAATAGAGCGGCCTGCAGATCTAAACTTGGCCAATTCGAAAAGGCTATAGAGGACTGCAGTTCAGCACTTGAGGTCCGCGCAGGGTACGCCAAGGCCAGGTTAAGAAGAGCCGACTTGTATGCCAAG ATGCAAAACTGGGCAGCGTGCGTGCAAGATTGTGAGGTATTAATGAAAGAAAATCCCGACGACGAGGAAGCGGCGACGATATGGAAGGAAGCCAAGGCACAACTAGGAAAGCCTAGAGATTAA